A genome region from Manis pentadactyla isolate mManPen7 chromosome 5, mManPen7.hap1, whole genome shotgun sequence includes the following:
- the HOPX gene encoding homeodomain-only protein — protein sequence MSAETASGPTEDQLEILEYNFNKVNKHPDPTTLCLIAAEAGLSEEETQKWFKQRLAQWRRSEGLPSECRSVTD from the exons ATGTCCGCGGAGACGGCGAGCGGCCCCACCGAGGACCAGCTGGAGATCCTGGAGTACAACTTCAACAAGGTCAACAAGCACCCGGACCCCACCACGCTGTGCCTCATCGCGGCCGAGGCCGGCCTCTCGGAGGAGGAGACCCAG AAATGGTTTAAGCAGCGCCTGGCCCAGTGGCGACGGTCAGAAGGCCTACCTTCAGAGTGCAGATCTGTTACGGACTAA